A stretch of the Musa acuminata AAA Group cultivar baxijiao chromosome BXJ2-7, Cavendish_Baxijiao_AAA, whole genome shotgun sequence genome encodes the following:
- the LOC135616536 gene encoding uncharacterized protein LOC135616536: MEKTYLEMDLEEWEFLPDDKSFLDSGHGSKKDVLLKEIIVDMNYFICPSHPITSKEGLLPVISVGKSSDDAVGREVKDIGVVAPVIQANQPDVVSQVFFKKLKENEFVDMKMDSPKSNTRGAFMFHAEPEHVQPKEKEEEEMEKEKDRTGPEIKGKACWDGFGFTICNWRVAGIGAFCSMGAAAAATICIFIFGGRQQQRNHKIQFKIYTDDKRVKQVLQQTTRLKQALSAARAAPMTRAHITFGGCYTSV, from the exons ATGGAGAAAACTTACCTAGAGATGGACTTGGAGGAGTGGGAGTTCCTCCCTGACGACAAGAGTTTCCTTGACTCCGGCCATGGCAGCAAGAAGGATGTGTTGCTCAAGGAGATCATAGTGGATATGAACTACTTCATCTGCCCATCACACCCCATAACTTCCAAAGAAGGTCTGCTTCCGGTTATCTCCGTGGGGAAGAGCTCAGACGATGCTGTGGGCAGAGAAGTCAAGGACATCGGTGTGGTCGCACCGGTGATCCAAGCGAACCAACCCGATGTGGTGTCTCAGGTCTTCTTCAAGAAATTGAAGGAGAACGAATTCGTCGACATGAAAATGGACTCTCCCAAGTCCAACACCAGGGGCGCCTTCATGTTTCATGCGGAACCCGAGCATGTGCAGCCCAaggaaaaagaggaagaggagatggaGAAAGAGAAGGATCGCACAGGGCCCGAGATCAAAGGTAAGGCTTGTTGGGATGGCTTTGGGTTTACCATATGCAACTGGAGAGTAGCAGGTATTGGGGCCTTCTGCTCCATGGgagcagctgctgctgctaccATCTGCATCTTCATCTTCGGCGGCCGGCAGCAGCAGCGGAACCACAAGATCCAGTTCAAGATCTACACGGATGATAAG AGGGTGAAGCAGGTGCTGCAGCAGACGACCAGGCTGAAGCAGGCGCTGTCAGCTGCGAGGGCAGCTCCCATGACGAGGGCGCACATCACGTTCGGAGGATGCTATACTAGCGTTTGA
- the LOC103990894 gene encoding tubulin alpha-3 chain produces MREIISIHIGQAGIQVGNACWELYCLEHGIQPDGIMPSDSSVGMACDAFNTFFSETGAGKHVPRAIFVDLEPTVIDEVRTGSYRQLFHPEQLISGKEDAANNFARGHYTVGKEIVDLCLDRVRKLADNCTGLQGFLVFNAVGGGTGSGLGSLLLERLSVDYGKKSKLGFTIYPSPQVSTAVVEPYNSVLSTHSLLEHTDVAVLLDNEAIYDICRRSLDIERPTYTNLNRLISQIISSLTTSLRFDGAINVDVTEFQTNLVPYPRIHFMLSSYAPVISAEKAYHEQLSVPEITNAVFEPSSMMAKCDPRHGKYMACCLMYRGDVVPKDVNAAVATIKTKRTVQFVDWCPTGFKCGINYQPPTVVPGGDLAKVQRAVCMISNNTAVAEVFSRIDHKFDLMYAKRAFVHWYVGEGMEEGEFSEAREDLAALEKDYEEVGAEGADDEEEEPEDY; encoded by the exons ATGAGGGAGATCATAAGCATCCATATCGGCCAGGCCGGGATCCAGGTGGGCAATGCGTGCTGGGAGCTCTACTGCCTCGAGCACGGGATCCAGCCCGATGGCATCATGCCCAG TGATTCCTCGGTGGGAATGGCGTGCGATGCGTTCAATACTTTCTTCAGTGAGACCGGTGCCGGCAAGCACGTCCCGAGGGCCATCTTTGTGGATCTGGAACCGACTGTCATCGACGAAGTCAGAACCGGGAGTTATCGCCAACTCTTCCATCCAGAGCAGCTCATCTCCGGAAAGGAGGATGCTGCAAATAACTTTGCTAGGGGCCACTACACAG TGGGGAAGGAAATTGTGGATCTCTGCCTTGACCGTGTGAGGAAGCTAGCAGACAACTGCACTGGCTTGCAAGGGTTTTTGGTCTTCAATGCTGTTGGTGGTGGCACTGGATCTGGTTTGGGCTCCTTGCTGTTAGAACGTTTGTCTGTGGACTATGGGAAGAAGTCAAAGCTTGGATTTACCATATATCCTTCTCCTCAG GTTTCTACAGCAGTTGTCGAACCATACAACAGTGTCCTTTCCACTCATTCCTTGCTTGAGCACACTGATGTTGCGGTTCTATTAGACAATGAAGCCATCTATGATATCTGCAGAAGGTCTCTAGATATAGAGCGGCCAACATATACCAACTTGAACCGGTTGATATCTCAGATCATATCCTCCTTGACTACCTCTCTAAGGTTTGATGGAGCCATTAATGTGGATGTCACTGAATTCCAGACCAATCTCGTTCCATATCCTAGGATCCATTTCATGCTCTCCTCGTATGCACCTGTTATTTCTGCTGAGAAGGCATACCATGAACAGCTCTCAGTCCCTGAAATCACAAATGCAGTATTTGAGCCATCCAGCATGATGGCGAAATGTGATCCAAGGCATGGAAAGTACATGGCTTGTTGTCTTATGTACCGGGGAGATGTTGTACCCAAGGATGTTAACGCTGCTGTTGCAACCATCAAGACCAAGAGAACTGTCCAATTTGTGGACTG GTGTCCTACTGGTTTTAAGTGTGGAATTAACTATCAGCCGCCGACGGTGGTCCCTGGAGGAGACTTAGCCAAGGTTCAGCGTGCCGTATGCATGATCAGCAACAATACTGCTGTTGCAGAGGTGTTTTCACGGATCGATCACAAGTTCGACCTCATGTATGCAAAGCGTGCATTTGTTCACTGGTATGTCGGTGAAGGAATGGAAGAAGGTGAGTTCTCGGAAGCACGAGAGGACTTGGCTGCCCTCGAGAAGGACTACGAGGAGGTTGGAGCAGAGGGCGCagatgacgaggaggaggagcCTGAAGATTACTAA
- the LOC103990893 gene encoding 5'-adenylylsulfate reductase-like 5 yields the protein MATPSLPLLLLLLSSAFSLLVPRSSASAAPLCPRSDLAFVSDLTSQCPRWIDFRSPLEVDGESLDIELSHGESNGYYSVLFYASWCPFSSSIRPIFDVLSSMFPQTKHFLVEESTTMPSILSRYGIHSFPAIMLANRTAVIRYHGAKDLSALVQFYKKNTGFDPIAYLVVHQPTNSRKVRSLMHQTGSPRELITKEPFMVLGVLLFMFMKIVLSSIPVIYAHLKALWVSNAWHLNLHVLGESSQLLVRVLHVVDVKRLWSKLKLDNKTRNLRKKGASNARAWASTLTSVSLGESSSSRTAASES from the exons ATGGCTACGCCTTCtctgcctctcctcctcctcctcctctcttccgcCTTCTCCCTCTTGGTTCCGCGATCCTCGGCGTCGGCGGCGCCCCTCTGCCCCAGATCGGACCTCGCCTTCGTTAGCGACCTCACGTCCCAGTGCCCTCGCTGGATCGACTTCCGTTCGCCGCTGGAG GTGGATGGAGAGTCTCTTGACATAGAGTTGAGTCATGGTGAGAGTAATGGTTATTATTCTGTTCTGTTCTATGCTTCATGGTGCCCATTCTCGAGCAGTATTCGCCCCATTTTTGATGTTCTTAGTTCCAtgtttccacaaacaaaacactTTTTAGTTGAAGAATCTACCACCATGCCAAG TATTCTCTCTAGATATGGAATTCACAGCTTTCCAGCTATAATGCTGGCCAACCGGACAGCAGTGATTCGATACCATGGTGCTAAAGATCTCAGTGCTCTTGTCCAATTTTACAAGAAAAATACAG GTTTTGATCCAATTGCATACTTGGTCGTCCACCAACCCACTaattcaagaaaggtgaggtCCCTAATGCATCAGACTGGATCTCCAAGGGAACTAATAACCAAGGAACCCTTTATGGTGCTTGGAGTACTACTTTTCATGTTCATGAAGATAGTCCTATCCTCCATCCCTGTTATTTACGCCCATCTCAAAGCTCTCTGGGTGTCAAATGCCTGGCACCTGAACTTGCACGTCCTCGGCGAGTCATCCCAGCTGTTGGTACGAGTGCTACATGTAGTCGATGTCAAGAGACTCTGGAGCAAGCTCAAGCTGGACAACAAGACGAGGAACCTGAGGAAGAAGGGAGCAAGCAATGCTCGGGCCTGGGCTTCCACTCTAACCTCCGTGTCACTAGGTGAATCGTCCTCATCGAGAACCGCCGCTTCCGAGTCATGA